A window from Engystomops pustulosus unplaced genomic scaffold, aEngPut4.maternal MAT_SCAFFOLD_164, whole genome shotgun sequence encodes these proteins:
- the LOC140108661 gene encoding LIM domain only protein 3 yields the protein LFGVTGNCAACSKLIPAFEMVMRAKDNVYHLDCFACQLCNQRFCVGDKFFLKNNMILCQTDYEEGLLKEGYVAQVR from the exons GTTGTTTGGGGTGACGGGGAACTGTGCGGCTTGCAGTAAGCTGATCCCGGCCTTCGAGATGGTGATGAGAGCCAAGGACAACGTCTACCACCTGGACTGCTTCGCCTGCCAGCTGTGTAACCAGAG GTTTTGTGTGGGAGACAAATTTTTTCTAAAGAACAACATGATCCTGTGCCAGACGGACTATGAGGAGGGTCTGCTGAAGGAGGGCTATGTGGCCCAGGTGCGCTGA